In Haliaeetus albicilla chromosome 18, bHalAlb1.1, whole genome shotgun sequence, the DNA window TGGCTCTGTCCTCATCCCCAGGGCAGGATTCTGgctctgtccccagccctgtccccatccctggggcaggatcccagctctgtccccatccccagggcagGGTTCTggtcccatccccatccccgggGCCAAATCCTGGCTCTCAGCCCCTGCCGTCCCCCCAGGCTGGATGATCGATGAGAACATCCGTCCCACCTTCAAGGAGCTGGCGAACGAATTCACCCGTATGGCCCGCGACCCCCCGCGCTACCTGGTCATCAAGGTaagcacacccccccccccccaccggccCCCCTCCGGTCCCGCAGCCCCTGACATGGCCATCCCCACAGCAGGAGAGCGGGGCCGTGCCACCCGCCGAGCCCCCCACCCTCAGCGACAAGGAGCTGGATGACATGGAGACTttggagctggaggaggaggaggagctggatGCCTCCTTCGGCCTCACCACCGGTCTCTACCCACAGCGGCCGCGGGGCAGCTGCACCCGGGTGagacccctctgccccccccccctcgggtctgggggctctggggctgTGTCCTGGGCATGGCACGGGGTGGTGGGAGGGCATCATGCAGGATCCCGGGATGTGGCACAAGGTCCCACGGAGCTGGGATGCCGGGCTGACCCACGCAACCCCCTCATTGCCCCATCGTCCCCTCTGAGCCCTGTCAGGACCCATGCCCCGTTCCTGCagcggggtgtgggggggtcccagcccctgcgtgtgtgtgtgtgtccccgcTGGGTGTCAAccccccctgtccccctgcagagccccagcctgctcagccCCCCGGCCGGCTACATCCCCATGAACCAGCCCGGCCTCAGCAGTGGCCGCCAGGTACCTGGGGGGCTAGAGGGGGGCAAGGGGTGCTGGGTTGGGGGACAAAGGCTGctggggggctatggggggtGACCATGGGGTGCCAGAGGAGGGGGGGCAAAAGGGTGGCAGTGGGAGGTGAAACGATGGCCatgaggtgggggggggcgaTGTCTGCAGGGGTacccccccctcagccccatgTCCCCCAGGGCGGGGGGTGCCGGCCGCCGCGGCGCAGCCGTCAGGAGTCCCTGGGGCGGACGGTGTCGGAGTCGTCGGAAGGCCGGGGAACGGCCTCGGAGCTGGACCTGGCCGAGGGGGGGTCGCTGTCGGGGAGCCTCTGCCGCAGCCTGCGCTCGCGGGGGGACAGTGCTTACCTGTCCCAGCGGGAGAGCttccccccgccaccccccagCACCGAGGGCAGCGAGGAGGACGCCAACGGCTACGTCACCCCCAACTGCGCCGGACGGGGTGAGGGGTGCAGCCTTGGTGTGGGGGGGTTGGTCCTGTCCAGGCACGGGGTAGGGGTCCCATCCATGCAGGGTGGGGGGATCCTATCCTGTAGGACCAGGTCTGGGGGCTGCCCCCACCACGGGGTTGCAGGGAGCCCATCCTTGAGGTGTGATGGGTCCCATCCCCGCAGGATTTGGGGTTAAGGAGGTGAGGGCTCATCCTTGCAgagttggggctggggggggggtcctgtgtCTCGGGGGGGGGCAGCCTGTCCCCAGGGGTGGAGGGGGCCCATCCCCAGTGTTAGGGGCAGGGGGACCCATTCGTGCAGGACTGGGGTTCAGGCTGGTGGGGGAGATCATCTTTTAGGGGGTGAGGGTTGTGGGGTGGGATgaacctgtccctgccccccccccccaaactcgGGACAGGCCCTgtgggcagagagggagagtCTGGAAGGGCTAGGGGGGGCCCTGGCCAGCATCTCACCCCTGCCTCGCAGAGCCAGACCCCACTGGGGGCTTGGTGCCAGAGCCAGAAGAGGAGTACGAGTACATGAACCGCCGGCCTGGGGGTCCCCCgggagcccccccaccccggccggCCTcgctggaggagctgggctATGAGTACATGGAGGTGGGCTCAGAGCTGGGGTcccccccgggccgggggcaggaggaggaggactaCGAGTACATGAACAAGCAGCCGCGGCTGAGCCGCTCGCTGGGCAGCGTGGTCGGGGGGCTGGGACCACGGCAGGAAGGTGGCGCCCCCCGGCACGACGGCTACACCGACATGCGCCCGGGGGAGGCCGTCCCGGCCCCCGAGGAGGAGCAGGGCTACGAGGAGATGGAGGCGGTGCTGGTCCCCCGCTGCCCCGGCTGCCGTGGCCCCCCtggaccccccaccccctgcatgAAGCCCCTGCGGAGCCTGGAGGCTTCGGACTGCGCCTTCGACAACCCCGACTACTGGCACAGCCGCCTCTTCGCCAAGGTGGACGCTCAGCGGACGtaggggacacccccccccggggggggggccctgccAGCACCCCACTGCCTTCCTggcacccccccgccccccggggCTGTTTACACTGGATATGAaggatcccccccccccgggggcatGAGCCAAAGCTGAAGTGCGGGCAGGGGGCTGAGGGGGTCACAGTCCGTCCTGGGGGGGGGCCACGAGCCCTCGGGGGTGTACCCGCTCCCTGCCACTTTTTCCAAAGCCTTCCCTGGGGtacagggctggaggggctgaTCCTGAGCACCCCAAGCtagcgggggggggaagggcaGCCCAGGCCCCCTGCAGAGGGGGGGTCGGTGGGGCTACGGACCCCTGGGTCCACCTCCCGCCATGCCtggtgggtgccccccccggcTGAAGGAGCTCCCTGCGTGCAGGGACACCGGGTTGGTCCCTGTCCGGGGCTGCCTTGGGGTGCAGACAGACAAGGTCGGACGGGATTTCTGGACAAGAAGGACCCCAGACTCATTTTCAGGTTTCCCCATTCCCTGCTGGAACCGGAGTGAAGGTTTGGGGGTgctgccccgccccccccccagccccggggcacttggaggggtgtccccTGGTcggtggggggggctgcagtgCCCGTTATGACTTAGGGGCCCTGAGCCGGGTAGCGGGGCTGGGGTGAGGAGGggtctgcacacacacacccccaccccccccggagAATCCCTTTTTCGTGATGTTTTCacgggggctgcccggggggggggggcgtggtCCCCAGCCCGCACCCCCATCTCGGGGCAtcgccccgctcccccggccccggcgtgGGTCGGGTTTGTAAATGTTGAATAAAGACAAAGGGAATTTGACCAGACGTGATGGTGCTGCTGCTTtagggggggagctgggggggggcccgCACCTGAGaccgggggctggggggggggctgtgatggggctgggggcagcgaGTGGGGTCAGAGCCATGGGCTGGGGGCACCGACAGCCCCCCAAACGgtggcagccccccccggcccccggtGCCGCCGCGGAGCCCgttccccgccgccccccccgcgaGGGGACCCTTTCCCTCAGACTACATTTCCCAGCATCCCCCCGCAAAACCGCTTCCGGCCTCGCATTCCCGCCCCCGGCGCGCTGAATCTCGCGAGAGCCGCAGAGCCcgccgggagctgtagtccaCGGTGGTCACCAGGCCGGGCCTCGCGCGGTACGCCGCGGGGTCTGCCGGGAGTTGTAGTCCAAGGTATGTGTGGGGGCGGGGACTCGCCTTCCCAGCGTGCCCCGCGCGGAGCCCGCGCTCCTGCCCTGCTCGCGCTCTCTCGCTCGCGCTCCCCGGGGTCTCCTcagcgcggcggcggcagcggcggcagcggcggggggcggcggcggccgggcgtAGGCGGCTCCGACCATGTCGGGCGAGGAGGAGGCGGCCGAGCTCACCATCGCTGAGGACCTGGTGGTGACCAAGTACAAGATGGGGGGGGACATCGCTAACCGTGAGTGCGGGCCGCGGCCGGGCGGGGGGAGgtagggtggggggggggcgtagcggcggggagggggcgccGGGCCTGTGCGGGGGTCGGGGGGTGACTGGGGGAgagggtgtgtgtgggggggggtaAGTGGCGGGTGGCGGTGGTGGGCCTGGGGCGGGCGGCGAGGCCTGTGGTCcgtcgttccccccccccccccccaacagccGTTttcatggcgggggggggggggggcggccgtaCGTTACccccgggcggcgggggctccCCGGTTCCCCCAGGCCCCGGCCCCGCACGGCGGCTGCCGGCACGTGGCCTCCGCGCCCCACGTGCACCGGCGGCGCTGagtcggggcgggggggggaaggcagggcctgccgcccccccctcctcctccgtCCTCCCTCCCGCGGGGGGAGCCGGGAGCGGGGCACGGCCAggcggggccggcccggcgCCGACGCTGGCCACATcctgccccggggctgccccgctcCGCTCTTTTGTTCGGGGCTTtaacacacacccccccccccttccatgCCGGGCAGGGCAGCCGCACCCCCGGGGGACAGAGCCCCccggtgggtgggtgggtgggtggcgAGGGCAAGCCCCCGGGAGGAGGGGAGCGCCGGGCTCGGCCCTGGCAGCCGGTTTCTTCAGCGGAGAGACCCGGTCTGCTAGGGGGGAGGCTgccccgggccggggctgctgcCCGGCACGGGTTCGGGAGATGCGTTGGTCACCCCTAAAACTTTGCCTTCCCCACCCCATGTTATTTGCTTTTtgatgttattttctttaaacgCTTATTTTTGCTGTATCATTAGTGGTGGTTAGCTGCCCCTCGAGAGAGGTGACAGCTGTTTAAAGAGCTAACTGGACCGGTTCTATGAGGTCTTCCCAGCATTATGAACAGCCTCCATAGTGCATGTCCCACACTAATTGTTGCTGATTCGACGCTTCTTTTTAAGTCATCCTCCTGACGGTAACTTGGGATGCAGCTCAGGAGAGAGACGTGGGGCTGAAAGCCGTGATGATGCGGGTTCCCCTTTGGGAAGGGAGGTCACCGCTTTGGCTTCTCTGTCTGCTGGGCAAACCAGATTTAATGGCATGCCCTCTGAGTTTGGCTGCATGGAGGGGCTGCCTCCCTTCCCACGGGGGAGAGGCAGCTCCATCACAGCGTGTCTTCTCCCTTACGGGCAGTGTGAGCATGTTTGGGAAGAGCAAACACAGAACTGTGGCAAAAAGTTCAAAATGCTTTGGGTTCTTGTCAGAGCGAGGTGCCTTTTAATGATATAAAGTGCTTTTAATTCCCTAAACAAAGCGCTGTGGAAGCCCAGAGTACAATTAGTAGGTGTTCCTTGGTCAGTGCTATCACACTgtctgctttttggttttgttcgAATGCTCTGATGAACGCGGCTCTCCATTTATCTTTGCACTGTGTTTGTTTTAACGTTTCCTGTTCTTGCCTCTCTGTGTCCTGCCATCCACTGAATGTCTCTTTATCAGGCTTTTATCTgtacttaaaaatattctgaatttgTTATTATTTGTGGCGCATGGAAAGGTGACTGAAGAGATTTGAAATTTAATTGTCATACAGGTGAAAGGCTTCAGGTTTTTACTCAGTggcaaagaaattacaaaaaacaGCCTGCTCGTAAATATCCCCCTCagtacttctgaaatatttattgctgtCATACCTAGAACATGTGCAGAAACTCCCCCCAGATAGAGGCACTTCACAAAACAGCCTCTTGTAAAAACAATGTGCTCACAGAATGAGGAGAAACTGTGAGGATACCTTTTACCTCAGGATCCGAAAACGTTTCAGGGTAAGCTTTATGACTCCCTGTAAAGCAtcccagctggagagaggaggaagaaggggaaataGCAGCTCGGGCGGTCTGCTGGTGACAGCTGGAGCACCTCAGCCCCTGGACTGGTGGGGAGACCATCGAGATGtggctcctccagcagcccctgggCCCCTGTTTCACCATCGAGATGTGTTTGTGAATGTTACTCTCCACTGTTTCAACCAAAGCCACCGCTTTTATACTCCTTTTCCCCCTTATCCTATAAAGCACGAGACACACTGTTATCTACGGCGGAACCAAAATGCTGCTGGGGCTAGCGGGTGCTAAAATATGCCCAAAAGtgggtgcaggcagcaaaaCTTCCTCTAACCTGCAGCGTGGAGCACGGCCTGTGGAGTTCCTTGTGTCAGGCAGTGCACTGGCAGCTGCCGGCACTGCCAGGCCAGAGCACGTGGGTTACCTTTAAAACACGTTTCTGCCGAGCAAGGGACTAATGTAACTGgctctcctgtgctgctgccagctcttgTGCCCAACAAAGCCTTTCAGCTGCTCCGTACCTCTGGTCTCACACGTCTGCAGCAGCGGTCCCTGCTCCTTTGATGTGCTGCGCGTCCCAAGTAATTTCCAAACCTGTTTCTGTAGCTCTGACTTCTGCAGAAAGAATGTGGGAGAGCGGTGTTCCTGCTTGGCTGCTTTGTTTGACAGACCTCGGTCAGCGCAGGCAGGTGTCTGAAGCTGCAGTGCTTCACCTGTGCAAACCTCCGCATACGTTCATTTGCTCGTGCTCTCTGTGAAAAagttctcaaaaataaaataaaaattaaagtggAATTTCTACCTGTCCACGGTCCTTTTGGTGAAGAGCTGAGTCCAGAGTCTTGTTCTCTCTTAAGAAACAAACAGATCTTTCTGGCACAGTGCTGTGTGGTGAGCGTTGGTGTTAAGATTTAAGGCTGTTTATCGCTAACATGCTTGAACAGCTTTGTGTCTGTGTTTGAATTAAGGGGTCCTGCGTGCGGTGGTCGAAGCAGCGAACTCCGGAGCATCGGTTCTCTGCCTGTGTGAGAAGGGAGATGCCATGATTATGGAAGAGACTGGCAAGattttcaagaaggaaaaagaaatgaaaaaaggtgAGGCCTGCTCCAAAGATATTTTCAGTGTTGTCATTCTTGGTCCCGTTGGGTGGCTAGTGTGAACAGGCAAGAGCACAGAAAGTGCTACTCGGTTCTAATTAGCCTAAGAAATAGTTTGGTGTTCCCAGAAAGCCAATTTTAACCCAAATCCTCCTACCTGCCCTGCTGGTAAGCATCACTGATGAGCCTCAGCTTCCCCTTTCGATTCACCCAATCATCCACACTATTGTCCTGAGCAACTCCTGTTTCAATGTCCTCCCTTCAGGAACTCCTGCAGTACGGTTATCGCTGGTCTGTAGTTGCTGTGGAAATTGTGTGACACTTGAGTGTGTCACCCAGAGCTCCCTGATTTCTGTTCTGGAGACTTGAGGTCCCTTTTGCAGGTGGCTCACCACCTTGGATCTATTTCTTTGATGGTTGCCAGGGCAAAAGGAGAGCCGCTGTGGGAGCAGACCACACACTGCCTTCCTCGTGGCTTTTTGGCTAGAGACTTGTGTAATGGGGCATTTTACAGCACTTCAAAAATCGAAATCTGGAGTGATGATCCACATTGGCGGGGCTGCTGCCTGTGCCGGGTGTGAGGCTGCATGGTTTCATggaatgtttgggtttttgttttttttttttttttttccccctttataGGTATTGCCTTCCCAACGAGTATATCAGTAAATAACTGTGTCTGTCACTTCTCCCCTCTGAAGAGTGACCAAGACTACATCCTCAAAGATGGAGACTTGGTCAAAATGTAAGTGTCTTGGTTATACTTTTTGTGAATTTACTGTTGGCACCTGGGCTTTGCTTTCTAGTCCTGCTTGGTGTGTCAAATCTTCCTCAGCATGGCTAATTAAGGAATCTAATAGCTAGTCAAGTGAAGCGCTTGAAACATACTTTAGTCTTCTGATACTTCTAGAAGTCACACAAGTTTCATGAGCTGTGATGCCCCACCTGTAATTAATTCTCTCTTTGTGTTGCAGTGACTTGGGAGTCCATGTTGATGGCTTCATAGCAAATGTAGCACACAGTTTTGTCATAGACGCCTCAAAGGTAGGTTTTTAATGGAGTGGTGCCTCTTGCCACTGCTACTTTACATGCAGTCTAAAGCAGATATTAAAAAGCTGATGTTCAGGTGCCTCTGGttccaaaggcagcaggaacaTGGAGCCTCGGAGAGGTGTCTGCTTCATTTCACAAAGGCACCACAGGTCTGGTGTCACAGCAGTGACAGGGTGAAAACCGTCCCTTTCCTAAAAATTATTCAGTCCTCTGGAAAACGAGGGCTGCCATGCTGTTTCAACACATACAATTTTGCAAGGTTACAAATAATTTGAGACAAACCACGCACGAGTGGCACTGCAGTGAGTTATTTGCATGTAGAGTGTCTGCGGCTGTGGGGCGGACTGGGCAGACTGGTTTTGCTGCCCCCTCTACTGGCCGAGGCACAGGGAGCTGAGCGCTGCACTGCTGGGAGTCTCTGCCTTCACCTATGCAAACTGAGCTCAGGGGCGACTTGTTCTTCAGACCCCAAAACTAGTCCCTGCTGCCCACTTCTCCTGCCTGAATGCACCAGCATGGACTTTTCTCACCTGGGGCTGACTGCAGCGTACAGCCCCGGCATGTGTTGGTGAGGACGCCACCGTGGCACGCGTGGTTTGGTCGGGCATTTTCGAAGTGACACTAAGCCATGCTTATGCAGAGGGGATTACTGTTGTGTGTGTAAAGTTGTCACGTAAGCTTGGAACAAATTTTTAGCTGTAGTCTTGGGAGGAGGATGGTGGTGTGGGTCTTGGGAATGGTGTTTCTCCAGTGGCTGTGTCTGAACGACTTGATGGGgagaagccaaaaaaaaaaaaaaatcttttgaagtGCATTGAAATCTTTCCAGTCCACATTTCTGGCTACAGGAAGGTCGTGTTCTGTTTTCAGTCTTTGACAGTGATACGCTTGTACTAGGGTGTCTCTGTTGAAACTTGTGAGAGAGCCAATTTGGTTGTGGCTGATACTGATCTGCTCTTTTAATGGAGGAGAGGCTAATGATTGAGCTCTGGAGCCAGAAGGCCTTCCACCTCTGAGCTAGATGTCCCCGTTCACTCGGCGGGGAGTGTGTTCAGTTAGATGGACAGTCTCCATCTCTAGATACTCAGAACAGTATTCTTGCTAATAAGAGGGAAGGGAACATAAGttaaaaagcctttatttttctgttcttccaggAAAACCCTGTGTCAGGCCGTAAAGCTGATGTCATCAAGGCGGCTCATCTGTGTGCTGAAGCTGCTCTGCGCTTGGTAAAGCCTGGAAACCAGGTGAGTGACTAATATGGGGGAAAGTATGTCTGGGCACGGGGCGAGGAGCTCAAGCACAGATGCAGCCTGTGCCACGCTTTGTGCATAGAAATAAAAGCGTGTGACCTTGCCTGGGAAGAATTGCCCAGCGATGTGGGGAATCTGGAAGCAGCTGTCTGCAGACAGCTGAACCGCTGCTGGGGTGAGCACTGGCCCGCTGGGGCAGGTGGCAGTGACTCTTCTGTCAGCAGCTCTGGCTTCCCTGTGGGACCTGAGCTCTTCCTTGTGCGATGGTGGCTTCGCAGAGAAGCCTCAGTGCTCCCACTCGCGGGTCCTTTTCTCGCTGAAGACAGCTGGGCTTGCACAGCAACTCTGCTGAACAGTGCTCCCGTAAATCCCCCACTTGCACCTCTCCCTCGCCTTGTGCTCAGGCGCCTCAGCAGTCGTGGGCGATCTCCTTTGTCGCTGTGTTACTATTCCAGACATACTTGTGTCGCTCTTAGTTGCTAGTGTAATCCCCTAAAGAGGGATGGCTTGTGAGAAGGCACTGGGTGCAGTGCGGGAGGCTGAGCTGGCCTCGTGTTACGTGTCGTTTTTGTTGATACAGGATTAAAAATGGAAGCCTGAcactgtttctcctttttttttttttttttggaggtgtTAAAGCACCAGTCAGTTAGAAAGCCTGCCTGTTTTATCACAGAACACtgttgagttaaaaaaaaaaacgtcATGCTTGTGGCTTGAATTTTATATCCTTAACATGATTTCATGTGTCCTTCACCCAGAACACACAAGTGACAGATGCATGGAACAAAATAGCCCACTCGTTTCACTGCACGCCAATTGAAGGTAAGGATGGGGGAGCAGCTGATCAGAGGTAGCGATGTTTTAGCTGCACACTAAATCCTGAGCTGCCCTATTCAAAATCTGGGAAACACTTAATGACTAGGAGTCCTAGACATGCCATCTTAAAATGCAGCAGCCTTTGctaaaaaaatcccttcaaaACTCTagattcttcttccttcctctgtttttttgatttttaaagatgcaTTAATCTAGGAACAATAGAGATGGACTTCCACAGCTGGTAGGTAGTGTCCTGGCTCGTGGACTTCCTGCTGACCTTGGGCAAATCGCGTGGCCCTTTGCTTTCATACTTGACCACTCGTAGTTAAAACCCCTTTAGCAAATCCATAACAGAGCTTGTTTGTAATGCAAGAGCCACTGGAAAAGAAGCCCATAGATATGCAGGGTATGTAATTTCCTTCCAACTCCAAACTCATTCACGTTCTCTTAGCAGTGTTGATAACGGGCAAGTGGGAAGGCGCTGGGATAGCTTCTGGTAGAAATGAGACCACTGGCTTTTTGTCTGAAAGGTGGCGAGAGAGCTTAGCCTGACATTTGGCACATGCAGATGCTTTTCTCCTAGTTGGTGACATCACTGTCAAATGGTTCTTCCAGCCACAATTACATTGGTCCGCTATTAGTTAAATTCCCTGAAATACTGTAAAGCTGGCTCATTATCTTCACTCGCCTTAGCCCAATCTTGGAACATCAGTTCCCTGTTCCTTGTGTGGGATGGCTTTGTGGGTCTCCTCAGTGCTTTGCTCCTTTCTCTGTGAAAAAACATGGCATCAGCTGCAGTGAGGAGGCGGCTGCTCACACTGTCAAGGGAGTTTAAGCAGCCACTGTTTTGGAAACAGTCAAGTGCCGTAATTATCTAGGCACTGGCAGCAGCATAAGGCCCCAGTTGATGAAAACAAATGGAGCTGTTGGCGGCTGGGGTTGTGCTTTCCCTTTCTGCCAGCGGCAGCCGTCCTTCCTGAACGGAGACGTGCGACTGTCCCTGCTGGCTGGTGGCTTGGGGAGCAGAACAGGAACGGCTGCGAGTGCCTCTTCCTAGGCTTCGATTTGAAGGTGAACTGTAggacagaagggaaaagtgaAGGAAACCCCTCAAAATACCCTTTAAGTGCTGTACAGCTGAGGTACTGGGGAAAGGACTGAAAGTTTCTATTAACTTGACATTTGGCATCTTTAAAAACACCCGAGGGTGCATTGCACGTGCCTGCGAGTTCACCTTCAGTCCGTTCCAGCCCACTGGTGTAGTGCACGTGCCTTATGGAGAAGTGGCAGTACTTGAAAGGGCTTGGTGGCTGGCTGTGCTTCTCGCGGGAGCTTGCAGCTCCTCCTCTTTGGCGAGGAAGCGTTGCTGAAGTCAGAGTGGGCTTTGGGGAGCTCCGTGTCTGTGCTAATGCACTTGACAGTTCACGACTGAGGGAAGCTGAGGAAGTGCTAACGCCAATGATGGTTTGCTTTCCTCCTCGTTCTAGCTGAGGGCTGCAGTCCTGGGCCCTGGAGTGTTAATAATGCAAGTCACTGTGTAGCTGGTTTGCAGCTCAGAGGTGTTAATGGATTCTCTTATCGCGGCAGGGATGCTGTCGCATCAGCTGAAACAGCATGTGATCGATGGAGAGAAAACAATCATCCAGAATCCTACAGACCAGCAAAAGTGAGCATCACCTCTGGGGTTGCTGCTTCCAGCAGCATTTGGGAGGGGTGTGACTAGGTCCAGAATGGTGACCCTGTTTCTCGCTGTGGTATCAAGGCGGGGATGTAGCAGGTATGTTTAATTTAACTGGGTTGCAGACTGCTCCCCGTGTGGCCTCTTTCTTGAAGTCTGA includes these proteins:
- the PA2G4 gene encoding proliferation-associated protein 2G4, yielding MSGEEEAAELTIAEDLVVTKYKMGGDIANRVLRAVVEAANSGASVLCLCEKGDAMIMEETGKIFKKEKEMKKGIAFPTSISVNNCVCHFSPLKSDQDYILKDGDLVKIDLGVHVDGFIANVAHSFVIDASKENPVSGRKADVIKAAHLCAEAALRLVKPGNQNTQVTDAWNKIAHSFHCTPIEGMLSHQLKQHVIDGEKTIIQNPTDQQKKDHEKAEFEVHEVYAVDVLVSSGEGKAKDAGQRTTIYKRDPSKQYGLKMKTSRAFFSEVERRFDTMPFTLRAFEDEKKARMGVVECAKHELLQPFNVLYEKEGEFVAQFKFTVLLMPNGPMRITSGPFEPELYKSEFEVQDGELKALLQSSASRKTQKKKKKKASKNAENATTGETAEENEAGD